A single window of Rhodococcus jostii RHA1 DNA harbors:
- a CDS encoding hemerythrin domain-containing protein: MHVLHLHHIAEDTGLWPFIRARNPSASTLLDQMDADHKRIAPAISALEDAARAYRANETSRTQLLDALAALEAVLLPHLRREELDMMPVVAATMTTAEYLTIEQEFFVKPKGFRELGAEGPWIIDGLDPEGREVILHVIPAVPRFVLLHTFGWGYRRKATRLWGHGPATAVPSLSLATMERNCRDVATVERNQRDRRPY; this comes from the coding sequence ATGCATGTGCTGCATCTGCATCACATTGCCGAGGACACCGGACTGTGGCCGTTCATCCGCGCACGAAACCCGTCCGCGAGCACGCTGCTCGACCAGATGGATGCTGACCACAAACGCATCGCTCCCGCGATCAGCGCCCTCGAGGATGCCGCCCGGGCGTACCGCGCGAACGAAACGTCACGGACACAGCTGCTCGACGCGCTGGCCGCGCTCGAGGCGGTTCTGCTCCCTCACCTGCGGCGCGAGGAACTCGACATGATGCCGGTCGTCGCCGCCACGATGACCACCGCCGAGTACCTCACCATCGAACAGGAGTTCTTCGTCAAACCGAAGGGCTTCCGGGAACTCGGTGCCGAAGGGCCTTGGATCATCGACGGTCTCGACCCGGAGGGGCGCGAGGTGATCCTGCACGTGATCCCGGCCGTTCCACGTTTCGTACTTCTCCACACCTTCGGCTGGGGCTACCGCCGCAAGGCCACCCGGCTGTGGGGCCACGGGCCCGCGACCGCCGTGCCGTCGCTGAGCCTGGCAACGATGGAGCGCAATTGCCGGGACGTCGCCACCGTCGAGCGCAACCAGCGAGATCGCCGACCATACTGA
- a CDS encoding VOC family protein has translation MSPTIRSLVIPVSDLDAAKAVYTALLGAPHTDESYYVGYNVDGFEVALNPGEETAGPVAFADVEDLDATRETLLAAGATERSAPRQVAPETRICVLADADGNPIGLRGR, from the coding sequence ATGAGCCCCACAATCCGCAGCCTGGTGATCCCGGTATCCGACCTGGACGCCGCCAAGGCGGTCTACACCGCGCTGCTCGGCGCACCGCACACCGACGAGTCCTACTACGTCGGGTACAACGTGGACGGCTTCGAAGTGGCCTTGAATCCGGGGGAGGAGACCGCCGGACCGGTTGCCTTCGCCGACGTCGAGGATCTCGACGCGACCCGCGAAACTCTGCTTGCCGCTGGCGCGACCGAGCGCAGCGCCCCGCGTCAGGTCGCACCCGAAACGCGGATTTGCGTGCTCGCCGACGCCGACGGCAACCCGATCGGACTGCGCGGCCGGTAG
- a CDS encoding MFS transporter: MSDDATPSGPTRAPTSTRRAVLNTMKGSAGNLVEWYDVYIYTVFATYFEAQFFDENDANSTLYIYAIFAVTFVMRPVGSWFFGRFADRRGRKAALMLSITIMSSCSFVVAVMPTREIIGYWAAVVLVLARLVQGFATGGEYGTSATYMSEAATANRRGFLSSFQYVTLVGGHVLAQFTLLIALSVLDVEALKDWGWRIGFFIGGIAALVVLWIRRSMDESLSESHLKAIRAGEDRTAGSLTALFTKHWRPLLLVFLITAGGTVAFYTYSVNAPAIVKSTFGADNALTATWINLLGLIFLLLLQPIGGLVSDRVGRKPLLIFFGVGGVLYTYVLLTFLPQTTSPLLAFALVAVGYVILTGYTSINAIVKAELFPADIRALGVGLGYALANSIFGGTAPVLFQASKSAGHVGWFIFYVTVVIGVSLLVYIFGLKNKAVTVLDREQGSAWGVPVSSGPR, from the coding sequence ATGAGCGATGACGCGACTCCGTCCGGTCCGACCCGCGCTCCGACGAGCACCCGGCGGGCGGTGCTCAACACGATGAAGGGCTCGGCAGGAAACCTCGTCGAGTGGTACGACGTGTATATCTACACGGTCTTCGCCACGTACTTCGAGGCGCAGTTCTTCGACGAGAACGACGCCAACTCCACGCTCTACATCTACGCGATCTTCGCGGTCACCTTCGTCATGCGACCGGTGGGGTCCTGGTTCTTCGGCCGGTTCGCCGACCGTCGTGGCCGCAAGGCCGCCCTGATGCTCAGCATCACCATCATGTCATCGTGCTCCTTCGTGGTCGCGGTCATGCCGACGCGCGAAATCATCGGGTATTGGGCGGCGGTGGTTTTGGTCCTCGCTCGGCTTGTTCAGGGATTCGCCACGGGTGGGGAGTACGGCACCTCGGCGACGTACATGTCCGAAGCGGCGACCGCGAATCGGCGCGGCTTCTTGTCGTCTTTCCAGTACGTGACCCTCGTGGGCGGCCACGTGCTCGCGCAGTTCACGCTCCTGATCGCGCTCAGCGTTCTCGATGTCGAAGCGTTGAAGGATTGGGGATGGCGGATCGGCTTCTTCATCGGCGGCATAGCCGCGCTGGTCGTGTTGTGGATTCGGCGTTCGATGGACGAGTCGCTCAGCGAGTCGCATCTGAAGGCCATCCGTGCGGGTGAGGACCGGACGGCGGGTTCCTTGACGGCGTTGTTCACCAAACACTGGCGTCCGCTGCTGCTGGTGTTCCTCATTACCGCGGGTGGCACGGTCGCGTTCTACACCTACAGTGTCAATGCGCCGGCGATTGTGAAATCCACCTTCGGGGCCGACAATGCGCTGACGGCAACGTGGATCAACCTACTGGGGCTGATCTTTCTGTTGCTGCTGCAGCCGATCGGCGGCCTCGTCAGCGACCGCGTCGGGCGCAAGCCGCTTCTGATCTTCTTCGGTGTCGGTGGTGTGCTCTACACCTATGTGCTGCTCACCTTCCTTCCGCAGACCACCTCGCCGCTACTGGCGTTCGCGCTGGTCGCCGTCGGCTACGTCATCCTCACCGGGTACACCTCGATCAACGCGATCGTGAAGGCGGAGCTGTTCCCCGCCGACATCCGTGCCTTGGGTGTGGGACTGGGATATGCGCTCGCGAACTCTATCTTCGGCGGTACGGCGCCAGTGCTTTTCCAGGCGTCAAAGTCGGCCGGTCACGTCGGTTGGTTCATCTTCTATGTGACGGTAGTGATCGGGGTCAGCTTGCTGGTCTACATCTTCGGACTGAAGAACAAGGCGGTCACCGTGCTCGATCGCGAGCAGGGGAGCGCCTGGGGAGTGCCCGTGTCTTCGGGTCCCCGCTGA
- a CDS encoding dioxygenase produces MRAAVGHLHAFLGEVRLTEGEWKVGIHFLSSDSVFGSMTHS; encoded by the coding sequence ATGCGGGCGGCGGTTGGGCACCTGCACGCCTTTCTCGGCGAGGTCCGGCTCACCGAGGGCGAGTGGAAGGTGGGAATCCACTTCCTCTCCAGTGACAGCGTCTTCGGGTCAATGACTCATTCGTGA
- a CDS encoding alpha/beta hydrolase: MNVHIANNGGSMSSDSQERLTVLLVHGAWHGAWCWQNVKEELIRNGLEVETVDLPSANPQGGQRGGLYDDARVVRTALDSIEGNVIAVAHSYGGLPLSEGAAGAPNVAHLIYLTAFQLDIGESLLSAIGGQPTSWLQIGDGVTMPTDTRDIFFADIDEAAADAAAARLSPQSLSSFEESQTAAAWISTPSTYIICENDNAIPVPAQEAMSARAGQTIRVASSHSAFLSRPVDIAQIIADHANSMSAGFTPTAP; this comes from the coding sequence ATGAATGTTCACATCGCGAACAACGGAGGTTCCATGTCATCGGATTCCCAGGAGCGCCTCACGGTCCTACTCGTGCACGGCGCATGGCACGGCGCATGGTGCTGGCAGAACGTCAAGGAAGAATTGATCAGAAACGGATTGGAGGTCGAGACTGTCGACCTCCCCAGCGCCAATCCGCAAGGAGGACAACGAGGAGGACTCTATGATGACGCGCGAGTTGTGCGGACTGCTCTCGATTCGATAGAGGGGAACGTCATCGCGGTAGCACATTCCTACGGCGGCCTCCCACTGAGCGAGGGGGCAGCGGGCGCCCCCAATGTTGCGCACCTCATCTATCTGACGGCATTTCAGCTCGATATCGGCGAGTCTCTGTTGAGTGCCATTGGGGGACAACCAACATCATGGTTGCAAATAGGCGACGGTGTCACGATGCCGACAGATACGCGAGACATATTCTTTGCTGATATCGATGAAGCCGCCGCAGATGCCGCGGCAGCCCGACTTTCGCCACAGAGCCTCTCTTCTTTCGAAGAATCACAAACTGCCGCAGCGTGGATATCGACCCCAAGCACTTACATCATTTGCGAGAACGACAATGCGATTCCGGTTCCGGCGCAGGAAGCCATGTCCGCACGGGCAGGACAGACCATACGCGTCGCCTCCAGCCACTCGGCCTTCCTTTCCCGTCCCGTCGATATTGCGCAGATAATTGCAGACCACGCAAACTCGATGTCGGCAGGATTCACGCCTACTGCACCCTGA
- a CDS encoding NAD(P)/FAD-dependent oxidoreductase, with amino-acid sequence MSDSKRVLVLGSGFAGLWAALGAARRRDELDAADTVDVTVISAQPFHDIRVRNYEADLSACRIPLSDVLDPVDVGHIAAEVRAIDTAAHSVTVSGNGVQPTQRYDRLVMALGSRVVKPDIPGLRAFGFDVDTYDGAIKLQRHLATLSDGRADGGAATAVVVGAGLTGIETASELPGMLAKVCAGRSVEPRVVLIDHNPYVGSDMGASARPVIEAALSDNGVETMTGVGVAAVDEHGVTLSSGEVLAAGTVVWCAGMRANPLTAQLGERDRLGRLPVDDYLRVIGSPGVFAAGDVAAAQVDDDHVSVMSCQHGRPMGRYAGYNVVSDLLGEPMLPLRIPWYATILDLGPAGAVYTEGWDRQVVSRGARAKATKVTINTQRIYPPLNRDRDALLAAAAPVLQARPDPGQ; translated from the coding sequence GTGTCTGATTCCAAGCGCGTCCTCGTCCTCGGCTCGGGATTCGCCGGCTTGTGGGCCGCGCTGGGGGCGGCGCGGCGGCGCGACGAACTCGACGCCGCGGACACCGTCGATGTCACGGTGATCAGTGCGCAGCCGTTCCACGACATCCGGGTCCGCAACTACGAGGCAGACCTGAGCGCTTGCCGCATTCCGCTGAGCGATGTGCTCGACCCGGTCGACGTCGGGCACATCGCCGCCGAGGTGAGGGCGATCGACACCGCGGCGCACAGCGTCACCGTCTCGGGTAATGGAGTTCAACCCACGCAGAGGTACGACCGCTTGGTCATGGCGCTGGGCAGTCGGGTGGTGAAGCCCGATATCCCGGGTTTGCGGGCATTCGGCTTCGACGTGGACACCTACGACGGTGCAATCAAGCTCCAGCGCCACCTGGCCACGCTGTCCGACGGCCGAGCGGACGGGGGCGCGGCGACCGCGGTGGTGGTCGGCGCAGGCCTTACGGGCATCGAAACGGCGTCCGAGTTGCCCGGAATGCTGGCGAAGGTATGCGCTGGACGCAGCGTCGAACCGCGGGTAGTGCTGATCGATCACAACCCCTACGTCGGTTCCGACATGGGGGCATCGGCGCGACCGGTGATCGAAGCGGCCCTGTCCGACAACGGCGTCGAGACGATGACCGGTGTCGGTGTCGCCGCTGTCGACGAGCACGGCGTGACGCTTTCCTCCGGAGAGGTGCTGGCCGCGGGCACCGTCGTCTGGTGCGCGGGCATGCGGGCCAATCCGCTGACCGCACAACTCGGCGAGCGCGACCGGCTCGGGCGCCTGCCGGTCGACGACTATCTGCGAGTGATCGGCTCGCCCGGAGTATTCGCGGCCGGCGACGTCGCCGCGGCACAGGTGGACGACGACCACGTGTCGGTGATGTCGTGCCAGCACGGGCGCCCGATGGGCCGCTACGCGGGCTACAACGTCGTCAGCGATCTACTCGGAGAGCCGATGCTTCCGCTCCGGATCCCCTGGTATGCCACGATTCTCGACCTGGGACCGGCGGGCGCGGTATACACCGAGGGGTGGGATCGCCAGGTAGTGTCGCGCGGCGCTCGGGCCAAGGCCACCAAGGTCACCATCAACACCCAACGCATCTATCCCCCGTTGAACCGAGACCGCGACGCCCTGCTCGCCGCCGCCGCACCGGTGCTGCAGGCACGACCCGATCCCGGGCAATGA
- a CDS encoding acyl-CoA-binding protein: MSDLDQAFADAQENVKKLTSRPANDELLRLYALFKQGSKGDVEGKRPGRFDMVNRAKYDAWAKVAGTSSADAKQGYIDLVARLTQG, translated from the coding sequence ATGTCGGATCTGGATCAGGCGTTCGCCGATGCGCAGGAGAACGTCAAGAAGCTCACCTCACGGCCGGCCAACGATGAGCTGCTGCGGCTGTACGCGCTGTTCAAGCAGGGGTCGAAGGGCGATGTCGAAGGCAAGCGGCCCGGTCGGTTCGACATGGTCAACCGCGCCAAATACGACGCCTGGGCCAAGGTAGCGGGTACGAGCAGCGCCGATGCCAAGCAGGGCTACATCGACCTGGTGGCCCGGCTCACGCAGGGCTGA